From the Senegalimassilia faecalis genome, one window contains:
- the isdE gene encoding heme ABC transporter substrate-binding protein IsdE, translating to MTRRRFVGGLAVAALSAAALPLAGCVDQHPYRNADGTEQQRLIATSPAVATICDKLDLDLVGVCSSSRDMPERYAQLPQVGSPMSPDLEVVKSLHPSCVIGPNSLIDDLRPEYAGIAVACMFLDLRSVEGMYASISAMGAKFDRREQAAALVSEYDAFMADYRASIDGKPQPSVLVLMGLPGSYIVATENSYAGSLVALAGGQNVYAGSDQEFLNVNTEDMQARDPDIILRTAHALPDQVMAMFADEFATNDVWKHFRAVKEGRVYDLPYDQFGMSATFNYPDALQTLQPMLYGEEG from the coding sequence ATGACGCGTCGTCGCTTCGTCGGCGGCCTGGCGGTGGCCGCGCTGTCGGCGGCGGCGCTGCCGCTTGCCGGCTGCGTCGACCAGCATCCATATCGCAATGCCGACGGCACCGAGCAGCAGCGGCTCATCGCCACATCGCCCGCCGTGGCCACCATCTGCGACAAGCTGGACCTTGACCTGGTGGGCGTGTGCAGCTCCTCGCGCGACATGCCCGAGCGCTACGCGCAGCTTCCCCAGGTGGGAAGCCCCATGTCGCCCGATTTGGAAGTGGTGAAGTCGCTGCATCCCAGCTGCGTCATCGGCCCGAATTCGCTCATCGACGACCTGCGCCCGGAGTACGCCGGCATTGCGGTGGCGTGCATGTTTTTGGATCTGCGCAGCGTCGAGGGCATGTACGCCAGCATCTCGGCCATGGGCGCGAAGTTCGACCGTCGCGAACAGGCGGCGGCGCTTGTGTCGGAATATGATGCGTTCATGGCCGATTATCGCGCCAGCATCGACGGCAAGCCGCAGCCGAGCGTGCTGGTGCTCATGGGCCTGCCCGGCAGCTACATTGTGGCCACCGAGAACAGCTACGCCGGCAGCTTGGTGGCGCTTGCGGGCGGGCAAAACGTGTATGCCGGTTCCGACCAGGAGTTCCTGAATGTGAACACCGAAGACATGCAGGCGCGCGACCCCGACATCATCCTGCGTACGGCGCACGCGCTGCCAGACCAGGTCATGGCCATGTTCGCCGACGAATTCGCCACGAACGACGTGTGGAAGCACTTCCGCGCGGTGAAGGAAGGGCGCGTGTACGACCTGCCGTACGACCAGTTCGGCATGAGTGCCACGTTCAATTACCCCGATGCGTTGCAGACGCTGCAACCCATGCTGTACGGCGAGGAAGGCTAA
- a CDS encoding heme-binding Shp domain-containing protein → MTKRMVRSTLATVCAVVVALAVSAVAHVGVAHAATSAVYTAATVPSYSNPVTGSIEDSAGQSNIALAESMTTGCTYPAALVETDTAGNTFVTLRFKLADQMGAMAFWADNAGDGAFAEVEATQMQTSAVGDTAVADWRFQVPSKTSNIRVSMYVNPMSRAVVYFVQLADLAEGNTDALPFVESIVPGEEAAEPAPAAQSETVPAADAAATATSEAAPSADSAANSGVKEYNADGQETTEGSQSAPLDGATTGAVVAGIVVVVVIAGVIAYFAYLKPKRAKQAAAAAAAAAAAKPKGK, encoded by the coding sequence ATGACGAAGCGAATGGTTCGCAGCACGTTGGCCACCGTGTGCGCGGTGGTGGTGGCGCTTGCTGTTTCGGCGGTGGCCCACGTTGGCGTGGCGCATGCCGCCACGTCGGCCGTGTACACGGCGGCGACCGTGCCGTCGTACAGCAACCCGGTTACGGGAAGTATCGAAGACTCCGCAGGTCAGAGCAACATTGCGCTGGCCGAATCCATGACCACGGGCTGCACGTACCCGGCGGCGCTCGTGGAAACCGACACTGCGGGCAACACGTTCGTGACGCTGCGCTTCAAGCTGGCCGACCAGATGGGCGCCATGGCGTTCTGGGCCGACAACGCCGGCGACGGCGCGTTTGCCGAGGTGGAGGCCACGCAGATGCAGACGTCCGCCGTGGGCGACACCGCGGTGGCCGACTGGCGCTTCCAGGTGCCCAGCAAGACGTCGAACATCCGCGTCAGCATGTACGTGAACCCCATGAGCCGCGCCGTTGTCTATTTCGTGCAGCTGGCGGACCTGGCGGAGGGCAACACGGACGCGCTGCCGTTCGTCGAGAGCATCGTGCCTGGTGAGGAAGCCGCTGAGCCGGCGCCGGCGGCCCAGAGCGAAACCGTGCCTGCCGCTGACGCCGCCGCAACCGCAACAAGCGAAGCTGCTCCGAGCGCCGATTCCGCAGCGAATTCCGGCGTGAAGGAGTACAACGCCGATGGCCAGGAAACCACCGAAGGCAGCCAGTCCGCCCCGCTTGATGGCGCCACCACCGGCGCTGTTGTGGCGGGCATCGTGGTGGTAGTTGTTATCGCCGGCGTGATCGCATACTTCGCGTATCTCAAGCCCAAGCGCGCTAAGCAAGCCGCCGCGGCCGCCGCAGCAGCCGCCGCCGCGAAGCCGAAGGGCAAGTAG